The nucleotide window ACAGCTCAAAACCGTCCTCGCCGGTATAGCCGGTGCGGGAGACCAGCATCTCGACCCCGTCCACCTTCCCGGTGCCGAACCAGTAGAACTTCATGTCGGAGAGTTTCAGATCGCAGATCTTCTGCAGCAGCAGCTCGGACTTGGGCCCCTGCAGGGCCAGCTGGGCAACTTCGTTGCTGGTGTTCTTCAGTGTAACATTAAAACCCTTCGATTGTTCCTGGAGCCAGGCAAAATCCTTAGCCAGGTTGGAGGCGTTGACCACCAGGAAAAAATGCTCGGGGTAACGGTAGACCAGCAGGTCGTCCACGATCCCGCCTTCCTTGTAGCACATGGCCGAGTACTGGACCTGGTTGATTTCCAAAGCCGCCGGATCGTTGATAGTGCAGTAGGAAACGAACTTCAGGGCCTCGGGGCCGCGGACCTCGATCTCCCCCATGTGGGAAACGTCGAACAAGCCAGCGGCCGAGCGGACGTGGCGGTGTTCTTCGATGATCCCCTGGTACTGTACCGGCATCAAAAATCCCGCAAAAGGCACCATTTTGCCGCCTGCCTTGACGTGGTGTTCATAGAACGGGGTCTTGTTCTCCATGGTTGCTCCCTAAAGATA belongs to candidate division TA06 bacterium and includes:
- the gcvT gene encoding glycine cleavage system aminomethyltransferase GcvT; the encoded protein is MENKTPFYEHHVKAGGKMVPFAGFLMPVQYQGIIEEHRHVRSAAGLFDVSHMGEIEVRGPEALKFVSYCTINDPAALEINQVQYSAMCYKEGGIVDDLLVYRYPEHFFLVVNASNLAKDFAWLQEQSKGFNVTLKNTSNEVAQLALQGPKSELLLQKICDLKLSDMKFYWFGTGKVDGVEMLVSRTGYTGEDGFELYFDIKYAGQIWNALFTAGKEFDLRPIGLGARDSLRLEMKYCLYGNDIDQTTSPLEAGLGWITKLKKAGEFNGRDVLLKQKAEGVKRKLIGFEVEGNAFPRQHYKMFKDGAQVGEVASGVFSPSVAKGIGTGYIKAEFAAVGTPFQVEIRGKMVPAKVAETPFWKHSSIKK